The Symphalangus syndactylus isolate Jambi chromosome 3, NHGRI_mSymSyn1-v2.1_pri, whole genome shotgun sequence genome has a segment encoding these proteins:
- the GPR107 gene encoding protein GPR107 isoform X5: MAVLATVCSSASSGLRLAAGLRLLPMLGLLQLLAEPGLGRVHHLALKDDVRHKVHLNTFGFFKDGYMVVNVSSLSLNEPEDKDVTIGFSLDRTKNDGFSSYLDEDVNYCILKKQSVSVTLLILDISRSEVRVKSPPEAGTQLPKIIFSRDEKVLGQSQEPSVNPVSAGNRTQQTQGSSDDSYGGKSKRSTVDSKAMGEKSFSVHNNGGAVSFQFFFNISTDDQEGLYSLYFHKCLGKELPSDKFSFSLDIEITEKNPDSYLSAGEIPLPKLYISMAFFFFLSGTIWIHILRKRRNDVFKIHWLMAALPFTKSLSLVFHAIDYHYISSQGFPIEGWAVVYYITHLLKGALLFITIALIGTGWAFIKHILSDKDKKIFMIVIPLQVLANVAYIIIESTEEGTTEYGLWKDSLFLVDLLCCGAILFPVVWSIRHLQEASATDGKGDSMRPSAESESKGRKSHSVITL, translated from the exons GATGATGTGAGGCATAAAGTTCATCTGAACACCTTTGGCTTCTTCAAGGATGGGTACATGGTGGTGAATGTCAGTAGCCTCTCATTGAATGAGCCTGAAGACAAGGATGTGACT ATTGGATTTAGCCTAGACCGTACAAAGAATGATGGCTTTTCTTCTTACCTG GATGAAGATGTGAATTActgtattttaaagaaacagtCTGTCTCCGTCACCCTTCTAATCCTAGACATCTCCAGAAGTGA GGTAAGAGTAAAGTCTCCACCAGAAGCTGGTACCCAGTTACCAAAGATCATCTTCAGCAGGGATGAGAAAGTCCTTGGTCAGAGCCAGGAACCTAGTGTTAACCCTGTTTCAGCAGGCAACCGGACCCAGCAGACACAAG GTTCATCTGATGATTCAT ACGGTGGAAAGTCTAAAAGAAGTACAGTGGATTCAAAG GCCATGGGAGAGAAATCCTTTTCTGTTCATAATAATGGTGGGGCAGTGTCATTTCAG tttttctttaacaTCAGCACTGATGACCAAGAAGGCCTTTAcagtctttattttcataaatgcCTTGGAAAAGAATTGCCAAGTGACAAGTTTTCATTCAGCCTTGAT ATTGAGATCACAGAGAAGAATCCTGACAGCTACCTCTCAGCAGGAGAAATTCCTCTCCCCAAATTATACATCTCAAtggcctttttcttctttctttctgggaCCATCTGGATTCATATCCTTCGAAAACGACG GAACGATGTATTTAAAATCCACTGGCTGATGGCGGCTCTTCCTTTCACCAAGTCTCTTTCCTTGGTGTTCCACGCG ATTGACTACCACTACATCTCCTCCCAGGGCTTCCCTATCGAAGGCTGGGCTGTTGTGTACTACATAACTCACCT TTTGAAAGGGGCGCTACTCTTCATCACCATTGCACTCATTGGCACTGGCTGGGCTTTCATTAAGCACATCCTTTCTGATAAAGACAAAAAGATCTTCATGATTGTCATTCCACTCCAG GTCCTGGCAAATGTAGCCTACATCATCATAGAGTCCACCGAGGAGGGCACGACTGAATATGGCTTGTGGAAGGACTCTCTATTTCTGGTCGACCTGTTGTGTTGTGGTGCCATCCTCTTCCCAGTGGTGTG gtCAATCAGACATTTACAAGAAGCATCAGCAACAGATGGAAAAG GTGACAGCATGAGACCTTCAGCAGAGAGCGAATCTAAGGGCAGGAAGTCGCATAG tGTCATTACCTTATAG